One Primulina huaijiensis isolate GDHJ02 chromosome 5, ASM1229523v2, whole genome shotgun sequence DNA segment encodes these proteins:
- the LOC140977439 gene encoding uncharacterized protein → MERFRDRKSHPYYRNKFYINSNSWYTFFKQFILKKMNSSSGSSSLSDNEDKITNYLIIDKAIDEIQGAIISHIHARNTILHTYINQQVNEGPRRGSIPGHIVIHRDREIADQNLFNDYFAENPRFHEGIFRRRFRMSRHLFLHIVDGVKNHDSYFIQRSDGLGRLGLSTNQKATAAIRMLAYAMAADATDEYIKIGESTAIECLQRFCRAVVEVFGAQYLRALTANDVARLLNIGKQRGFPGMLGRRECMQWKWKNCPTAWAGQYSGRSGSPTIILEAVADYDLWIWHAYFGMPGSNNDINVLEASNIFSNLAQGIAPPANYTIYGKEYNTGYYLADGIYPKLSTIVQTISNPLGPKKRYFAMKQESCRKDVERAFGVLQSRFAIVANPARSWRKNNLHDIMTACIIMHNMIIEDERDLSAPIEDAREAPLADVEMVVNDESTRFEEFLSRYKKIKNRDAHYELRNALIEHLWEEYSNSNI, encoded by the coding sequence ATGGAAAGATTTCGAGATAGGAAATCTCATCCATATTATCGTAATAAATTCTATATAAACTCTAATTCGTGGTATACATTTTTCAaacaatttatattaaaaaaaatgaattcttCATCAGGCTCATCGTCATTATCCGATAATGAAGATAAAATAACTAATTATTTGATCATCGATAAAGCCATTGATGAGATTCAAGGAGCAATCATTAGCCATATTCATGCACGCAATACGATACTAcacacctacatcaatcaacaAGTTAACGAAGGTCCGAGAAGAGGATCCATTCCAGGTCACATTGTAATTCACCGCGATAGAGAAATAGCCGATCAGAATTTGTTCAACGACTATTTTGCTGAAAATCCCAGATTTCATGAAGGTATTTTTCGACGACGATTTCGGATGTCTCGTCATCTATTCCTTCACATTGTGGATGGTGTCAAGAATCATGATAGCTACTTCATACAACGCAGTGATGGCTTGGGACGACTAGGGTTATCAACTAATCAGAAAGCAACAGCTGCAATTCGAATGTTAGCATATGCCATGGCCGCGGATGCGACCGATGAATACATCAAAATAGGAGAGTCAACTGCAATTGAATGCTTGCAACGGTTTTGTCGAGCAGTGGTGGAAGTTTTTGGAGCCCAGTACTTACGAGCTCTAACAGCCAACGATGTTGCTCGACTCTTGAATATTGGTAAACAACGAGGCTTTCCAGGAATGTTGGGCAGGCGGGAGTGTATGCAGTGGAAGTGGAAGAACTGTCCTACTGCTTGGGCTGGGCAATATTCAGGTCGAAGTGGGTCTCCAACAATTATTTTAGAAGCAGTGGCCGATTATGATCTTTGGATATGGCACGCATATTTTGGTATGCCTGGATCAAATAATGATATCAATGTTTTAGAGGCAtccaatatattttcaaatttggcTCAAGGCATTGCTCCTCCTGCCAATTATACTATATATGGCAAAGAATATAATACTGGCTATTACCTAGCAGATGGTATCTACCCAAAGTTGTCAACTATTGTGCAAACTATCAGTAACCCACTTGGACCGAAAAAAAGATATTTCGCTATGAAACAAGAGTCGTGTAGGAAAGATGTGGAGCGAGCATTTGGTGTTCTTCAATCTCGATTTGCAATCGTGGCAAATCCAGCACGTTCGTGGCGTAAAAACAATTTGCATGATATAATGACAGCTTGCATTATCATGCACAACATGATTATTGAAGATGAACGTGACCTCAGTGCACCAATTGAAGATGCAAGGGAAGCACCGCTTGCCGATGTGGAGATGGTGGTCAATGACGAAAGTACAAGATTCGAAGAATTTCTCTCtcggtataagaaaataaaaaacagaGATGCTCACTATGAACTACGAAATGCGTTAATTGAGCACTTATGGGAAGAATATAGTAATTCTAATATTTAA
- the LOC140977440 gene encoding uncharacterized protein, with protein MEESSRKNYTVDEDKFLCHIYLDVSQDPIIGISQSRTQFWSRVAEKYNKERRSDLHPRPQRSVEKCMGNILTSVALMRGCIRQIENLKPSGASKQDIMNLAKVLYIQDSKDNKPFSFDHVWDIVKDCEKLSGDKISITKKSKLRATNLDTSQSDTPAEESPQSGSPSFSAFAIHLNDDNIDDSFQRPIGVKKAKLKKKRDEDISQIQRTMEEQHRELLDVLKQGTVERQQNYDLQRMRLQQEERKMEDRILYKDLSKIIDPNLREYTRTQQEKILQKRLQAENRDNFGSYFGDIGGSGSGLPDY; from the exons ATGGAAGAAAGTTCAAGAAAGAACTACACCGTTGATGAAGATAAGTTTTTGTGTCATATTTATCTTGATGTTTCACAGGATCCCATTATAGGTATAAGTCAATCGAGAACTCAATTCTGGTCTCGGGTTGCTGAGAAATACAACAAAGAAAGAAGAAGTGATTTACATCCACGACCTCAAAGATCAGTTGAGAAGTGCATGGGAAACATCCTCACTTCTGTTGCCCTTATGAGAGGATGCATTCGACAAATTGAAAACCTCAAGCCTAGTGGTGCATCTAAACAAGATATC ATGAACCTCGCAAAAGTACTGTATATACAAGACAGTAAAGATAACAAACCATTTTCATTTGATCATGTGTGGGATATTGTGAAGGATTGTGAAAAACTTTCAGGAGATAAAATTTCGATAACCAAAAAATCTAAACTACGTGCTACTAATCTGGATACTTCACAGTCTGATACTCCAGCTGAAGAATCGCCACAATCAGGTTCACCTAGCTTCTCTGCATTTGCAATACATTTAAATGATGACAATATTGATGACAGTTTTCAAAGACCAATTGGAGTGAAAAAAGccaaattgaagaagaaaagagatgAAGATATTTCTCAAATTCAGCGTACAATGGAAGAACAACATCGCGAACTGTTGGATGTTTTGAAACAAGGAACCGTTGAAAGACAACAAAATTATGACCTTCAAAGGATGAGACTTCAACAAGAGGAAAGAAAAATGGAGGATAGAATTTTATACAAAGATTTGAGCAAAATCATTGATCCAAATTTGCGTGAATACACTAGAACTCAACAAGAAAAGATTTTGCAAAAGAGACTTCAAGCTGAAAATCGAGACAACTTTGGATCTTATTTTGGCGATATTGGAGGATCAGGATCTGGTTTACCAGATTACtaa